GGATTTCCGGCACACGAACCCGATGCCTTTTCGAGGAAATCGTCGAGTGGAGGTAAGTCAGCGTCTCCGAGTCATCGAGCCAAGCGCATTCCGGCATGAACCCCTCGACGAGTTGCAGAATGCGATCGGTTCGATCGACGAACCCACCGAGAACCTCGCGCGCGTCGCTGCTCGGAGCGCGATTACTGCCTTCATATAGAAGCCGTTCGGCTCTCGCCGCGTCCTCTACCGGTGGCAGGTACAGAAACGTCAGGTAATAGCTCGACTGGTAATGGGCGCCCTCCTCATCGAACTGCGCCTTCCGCTCCGCATCGACCAGCGCGGACGCCACATCCGGAAACGAGTTCAGCGGATAGACTCCAGCGGAATGGCGCTGCGCCTCCACGAACACCGCCCAGCCGGAACCCAGACGACGCAACACGTTGTTCAGCCGGCCCGCGACGGCGACGAGTTCGGCCGGTACAGCACTGTCGAGATCCGGTCCGCGGAATCTGGCTGTCCGCTGGAATGAGCCATCCTTGTTCAGGACGATCCCCTCATTGACCAGGGCCGCCCACGGCAGAAAATCGGCAAGCCGCGTATTCGATCGGCGATATTCGGCAAGATTCATCATGGAAGGCTCTAAAGGCTGAGATGAGCCGGAACCCGCAGATGGCGGCGCACGACCTCGACGAAGGCGGGATCGCGTTTGGCGGCCCAGACGGCTGCGGCATGGCCGATGGCCCAGAACAGCAGGCCCGCGATCCACAGACGCAGTCCGAGTCCAAGAGCCGCGGCAAGGGTCCCATTCACGATGGCGACCGCGCGAGGCGCTCCCCCCATCAGGATCGGTTCGGTCAACGCACGGCGCACTGGCGTGACGAACCCTGCAACTGGCTCGTCCATCAGATCACCATGCCGCCGCCGAAGGAGAAGAACGACAGGAAGAAGCTCGAGGCTGCGAAGGCAATCGAAAGCCCGAATACGATCTGAATGAGCCTGC
The DNA window shown above is from Bradyrhizobium sp. ISRA464 and carries:
- a CDS encoding VirB3 family type IV secretion system protein — protein: MDEPVAGFVTPVRRALTEPILMGGAPRAVAIVNGTLAAALGLGLRLWIAGLLFWAIGHAAAVWAAKRDPAFVEVVRRHLRVPAHLSL